One genomic segment of Roseofilum reptotaenium CS-1145 includes these proteins:
- a CDS encoding PAS domain S-box protein — MDTNRENTLFNQAPTGMIEWSLEGKILRINPRFGHLIGYPPQELQGHSLMEIIHPDDIEGDRPLIDQLLEGELQTFMQEKRYLHQDGSMTWVNLAVSLLYTSPSTPPTFLGVVTDTSEHQAVLRDRRKAQQALKESERRFRAIFNSAFGFMTLLSPEGEILEANHTLLEFAGVQLSDVIDQDIWNAPWWPQDYANQEQLKAKIKQAAKGKTLRCTVDFLGINQQSITVDFSLKPVMDSCGKVVMLIAEGRDISDRQALQKELVWRDQLWNAFFKAAPIGMAILDKKMRFVQVNETLASTNDSTIGDHLTKTISEINPYRAKTLEPHLREVLTSGKPLLNIEVSHETPRLSGVVRHWLENYFPLTTEQGQSKGVGMICIDMTARKQAEHALRHSESLLKEKNQQLQETLCDLKRTQSHLIQAEKMSSLGQMVAGVAHEINNPVNFIYGNLLHAENYMQDLVDILQLYQDHYPQPHPEIAEATEVKDLDFLLEDLPELLHSMTVGTERIREIVKSMRTFSRLDESAVKSVDIHEGIDSTLLILHNRMKVKPDYPGIEVIKEYGELPKIECYAGQLNQVVMNILSNAIDAIDESLCSKQGHLQEPREGQIRIATQLLDSNWVAIRIQDNGMGIPERVKQRLFDPFFTTKPVGKGTGLGLSISYQIVVKNHGGKMDCHSIPGEGTEFIIHIPCQQG; from the coding sequence ATGGATACTAATCGAGAAAATACCCTCTTCAATCAAGCCCCCACGGGTATGATTGAATGGTCTCTAGAGGGAAAAATTCTCAGAATTAATCCTCGGTTTGGTCATTTGATCGGCTATCCCCCTCAAGAGTTGCAAGGTCATTCGTTGATGGAAATTATTCATCCCGATGATATTGAGGGCGATCGCCCCTTGATCGATCAACTTCTAGAGGGCGAGTTGCAAACCTTCATGCAAGAAAAACGCTATCTGCATCAAGATGGCTCCATGACTTGGGTGAACTTAGCAGTTTCCTTGCTGTATACTAGCCCCTCTACTCCTCCGACCTTTCTGGGAGTGGTGACTGATACCAGTGAACACCAAGCCGTCTTACGCGATCGCCGCAAGGCACAACAAGCACTCAAGGAAAGTGAACGTCGCTTTCGAGCAATATTCAACTCTGCGTTTGGATTTATGACGCTATTATCTCCAGAAGGAGAAATTTTAGAAGCGAATCACACCCTCCTAGAGTTTGCAGGGGTTCAACTTTCTGATGTTATCGATCAAGATATATGGAATGCGCCATGGTGGCCCCAAGATTACGCCAATCAGGAACAACTCAAAGCTAAAATTAAGCAAGCAGCTAAGGGTAAAACCCTGCGCTGTACAGTTGATTTTTTGGGCATAAATCAGCAAAGTATCACGGTAGACTTTTCCCTCAAACCGGTGATGGACTCCTGTGGGAAAGTGGTAATGCTGATTGCAGAAGGACGAGATATTAGCGATCGCCAAGCCTTGCAAAAGGAACTCGTCTGGCGAGATCAACTCTGGAATGCCTTCTTCAAAGCTGCTCCCATTGGTATGGCAATTCTGGACAAAAAAATGAGATTCGTGCAAGTTAACGAAACCCTTGCCAGTACCAATGATAGTACGATCGGCGATCATCTGACAAAAACCATTAGTGAAATTAATCCCTATCGAGCTAAAACCCTCGAACCCCATCTGAGGGAAGTCTTAACCAGTGGTAAACCCCTACTCAATATTGAAGTTTCCCATGAAACACCACGGTTATCCGGTGTTGTGCGTCATTGGTTAGAAAACTACTTTCCCCTCACCACCGAGCAAGGTCAATCTAAAGGTGTGGGCATGATCTGCATTGATATGACTGCTCGCAAACAGGCTGAACATGCCTTGCGCCATTCTGAATCTTTGTTAAAAGAAAAAAATCAACAACTTCAGGAAACGTTATGTGACTTAAAACGAACCCAATCCCATTTAATTCAAGCGGAAAAAATGTCATCCCTAGGACAAATGGTGGCGGGAGTAGCCCATGAAATTAATAATCCAGTGAACTTTATCTATGGGAACTTGTTACATGCCGAAAATTACATGCAGGATTTGGTAGATATTCTACAATTGTATCAAGACCATTATCCCCAACCCCATCCGGAGATCGCCGAAGCCACAGAAGTCAAAGACCTGGATTTTCTCCTCGAAGATTTGCCGGAACTGCTCCATTCCATGACTGTCGGTACGGAGCGGATCAGAGAAATTGTCAAATCCATGCGTACTTTTTCCCGCTTAGATGAATCAGCAGTGAAGTCGGTTGATATTCATGAGGGGATTGATAGCACCTTACTGATTCTGCACAATCGGATGAAAGTGAAACCCGATTATCCCGGAATTGAGGTCATTAAAGAGTACGGAGAATTACCTAAAATAGAGTGTTATGCCGGACAACTGAATCAGGTAGTGATGAATATCCTCAGTAATGCCATAGATGCGATCGATGAATCCCTTTGCTCGAAACAAGGACATTTACAAGAGCCTCGTGAGGGACAAATTCGGATTGCTACCCAATTGCTGGATTCAAACTGGGTAGCAATTCGCATTCAAGATAATGGCATGGGAATCCCGGAACGGGTCAAACAACGCTTATTTGATCCATTTTTTACAACGAAGCCGGTAGGGAAAGGCACAGGTTTAGGTTTGTCAATTAGTTACCAAATTGTGGTCAAAAATCATGGGGGTAAAATGGATTGCCATTCAATTCCAGGGGAAGGAACCGAATTTATCATTCACATCCCTTGTCAACAAGGATAG